Proteins from a single region of Halogeometricum borinquense DSM 11551:
- a CDS encoding AMP-binding protein, whose amino-acid sequence MFTLPHTLDRAKTLFPDAGISDGNRHQTYHETAENAAQLATELRNRGVSEGSVVSVAAWNTPRFFELLYAITGIGAVIYPVNVNLPPEQIAYTIERSDADMLLYDSDFDGLAESFEGDAISIPALEYAEEATELSAAQDDPAVILFTSGTTGMPKAVRYTHAQIVHSSLGMAHQMAEYQTPAALSGEDTVFPGIPMYHLLAWGTTIFAPYLGADLMLAGRFDPQRLGAAAESGEATWSCLVPTMAVQVLETGHDLSGLTLLTGGSVVKRGLTERLRDAGVSFATIYGGTDMLAVGITLWTKHARREGYEYVRRSTHPIPAVEVKIDERAGQDGMGELLVRSPWLPDGYYDAPEGKDDAYVDGWFRTGDLGRRLPDGGITILDRLTDAIKSGGEWIPSGVLESVISETDGVENVAVLAKSDAEWGERPVAVISGDVTAETLQADLRSKSRDGRIESWWIPDDVRFVEEMPLTSTGKIQKTSLRDQIRLE is encoded by the coding sequence ATGTTCACGCTCCCGCATACGCTTGACCGGGCGAAGACCTTATTTCCCGATGCAGGCATCAGTGATGGCAACCGGCACCAGACATACCACGAGACGGCAGAAAACGCGGCGCAGTTAGCGACCGAGTTACGGAATCGAGGGGTGAGTGAAGGCAGTGTCGTTTCAGTAGCCGCGTGGAATACGCCACGGTTCTTCGAACTCCTGTACGCTATCACTGGTATCGGGGCCGTCATCTATCCGGTCAACGTGAATCTCCCACCGGAGCAAATCGCGTACACGATTGAGCGCTCAGACGCCGACATGCTGCTCTACGATTCCGATTTCGACGGTCTCGCGGAGTCATTCGAGGGCGATGCGATCTCGATTCCGGCGCTCGAGTATGCTGAAGAGGCGACTGAGCTTTCAGCGGCGCAAGACGATCCGGCGGTGATCCTGTTCACGTCTGGGACCACCGGGATGCCAAAGGCTGTCCGCTATACGCACGCGCAGATAGTTCACAGTTCGTTGGGAATGGCACACCAGATGGCTGAATATCAGACACCGGCGGCACTCTCAGGCGAGGACACGGTGTTCCCAGGTATTCCGATGTACCACCTTCTCGCGTGGGGGACCACGATTTTCGCTCCGTATCTTGGTGCAGATCTCATGCTCGCTGGCCGGTTCGACCCCCAGCGTCTCGGCGCGGCAGCGGAATCCGGTGAGGCGACGTGGTCGTGTCTCGTTCCGACGATGGCCGTCCAAGTTCTCGAAACGGGACATGATCTCTCAGGTTTGACTCTGCTCACCGGTGGGAGCGTCGTCAAGCGCGGGCTGACGGAGCGACTTCGTGATGCCGGCGTTTCCTTCGCAACAATCTACGGCGGGACCGACATGCTCGCTGTGGGTATCACACTTTGGACGAAGCATGCCCGCAGAGAGGGATACGAGTATGTGCGACGCTCGACGCATCCGATACCCGCTGTGGAAGTCAAGATAGACGAACGTGCGGGACAGGACGGAATGGGTGAACTGTTGGTCCGCTCTCCGTGGTTACCGGATGGATATTATGACGCTCCAGAGGGTAAAGACGATGCGTACGTAGATGGTTGGTTCCGTACCGGTGATCTGGGACGGCGACTCCCTGACGGCGGCATCACGATACTCGACCGACTGACGGACGCAATCAAGAGCGGTGGTGAGTGGATTCCGAGCGGCGTCCTCGAATCGGTCATCTCTGAGACTGATGGCGTAGAGAACGTGGCTGTACTTGCAAAATCCGATGCGGAGTGGGGTGAACGACCGGTTGCCGTTATCAGTGGCGATGTGACAGCCGAGACGTTGCAGGCCGACCTCCGTTCAAAAAGCCGGGACGGCCGGATCGAATCGTGGTGGATCCCGGACGACGTTCGGTTCGTCGAAGAGATGCCGCTCACGAGTACCGGAAAAATCCAGAAAACGTCGCTTCGAGACCAAATCCGACTG
- a CDS encoding acyl-CoA dehydrogenase family protein, with protein MGTTLEYGSLEAGRHCNYYTYDPSLQFELRRRCDPEELDWGESNLREFGAMIGHTVADNADVADDNPPKLRTHNKHGEVINEIEHHPAHIENERLVYEAGVIADVFESPPGREDPVSFPYHFGQFYLMEYASSVGLSCPGAMTGGAALVLDKFDDGSLQRFYDGLTARDYDDLMTGAMFLTEKQGGTDVGANEVTAEPQEDGTYELYGEKWFCSNIDSEAALVLARRPAAPDGTEGLSLFLVSTHDRDGEPTNYRFRRLKDKLGTVTVPTGEVVFEGAEAYLIGESENGFRQMSEMLNAERLYNAIGSCGSMGRSLLESKVHAANREVFGKRLDEHPLMRRDLAEMATDHEAALAFTFEAVEALHRRERENDDEAHRLMRILVPTAKYRTARMAVDTASYAMEIKGGNGYVEEFVHPRLLRNAQVLPIWEGASNVMALDVLRSMDREAAHEPLLTLIDERLDSVTHPVLERLAAEIRDERDGLANAITAVGTSDGEYAQTQAKELTDYIFDVTTAAILVEQAQWQLDVDGDARKALVTRQFVNSYLREHDARGITGGGELSTEAFDAVVRYAAFDPDQFEDLVVMN; from the coding sequence ATGGGTACGACGTTAGAATACGGCTCTCTGGAAGCGGGTCGGCACTGTAACTATTACACCTATGACCCCTCGCTGCAGTTCGAACTCAGGCGGCGCTGTGATCCCGAGGAACTCGATTGGGGAGAATCAAACCTCCGTGAGTTCGGAGCGATGATCGGTCATACAGTAGCCGATAATGCCGACGTTGCCGATGATAATCCTCCTAAACTCCGTACGCACAACAAACACGGGGAAGTCATCAACGAGATCGAACACCATCCTGCCCACATCGAGAACGAGCGACTGGTCTACGAAGCCGGTGTTATCGCCGATGTCTTCGAGTCGCCACCCGGCCGTGAAGACCCCGTTTCGTTCCCCTACCATTTCGGGCAGTTCTATCTGATGGAATACGCCTCCAGTGTCGGCCTTAGCTGTCCCGGAGCAATGACGGGTGGGGCCGCACTCGTTTTAGATAAGTTCGACGACGGGTCGTTACAGCGGTTCTATGATGGACTGACAGCACGCGACTACGATGATCTGATGACCGGGGCCATGTTCCTCACCGAAAAGCAAGGCGGGACTGATGTCGGTGCGAACGAGGTAACCGCCGAACCACAGGAGGACGGCACCTACGAACTGTACGGCGAGAAGTGGTTCTGTTCGAATATCGACTCTGAGGCCGCACTCGTACTCGCACGACGACCTGCTGCACCCGACGGCACGGAAGGGTTGTCACTCTTTCTCGTTTCAACGCACGACCGCGACGGGGAGCCAACCAACTATCGCTTCCGCCGACTGAAGGACAAACTCGGGACCGTCACTGTGCCGACGGGTGAGGTCGTCTTCGAGGGTGCCGAAGCGTACCTCATCGGCGAGTCGGAAAACGGATTCAGACAGATGTCGGAGATGCTGAACGCCGAACGGCTCTACAACGCTATCGGTTCCTGTGGGTCCATGGGTCGGTCGTTACTCGAATCAAAAGTCCATGCTGCAAACCGCGAAGTATTCGGAAAACGACTCGACGAACATCCACTGATGCGTCGTGATCTCGCTGAGATGGCGACAGACCACGAGGCTGCGCTCGCTTTCACTTTCGAGGCTGTCGAAGCGCTTCACCGTCGCGAGCGCGAGAACGACGACGAGGCTCACCGCCTCATGCGTATCCTCGTCCCGACTGCGAAATACCGGACGGCACGGATGGCCGTCGATACCGCTTCCTACGCGATGGAGATCAAAGGCGGCAACGGCTACGTTGAGGAGTTCGTCCATCCACGACTGCTGCGTAATGCTCAGGTGCTTCCCATCTGGGAGGGTGCCTCGAACGTGATGGCGCTCGATGTTCTCCGGTCGATGGACCGCGAGGCCGCTCACGAACCGCTTCTCACATTGATTGACGAACGACTTGATTCGGTCACCCATCCGGTACTCGAACGCTTGGCAGCGGAGATCCGAGACGAACGGGACGGACTGGCAAACGCGATTACCGCTGTCGGGACTAGTGATGGTGAATACGCTCAAACACAGGCGAAGGAACTCACTGACTACATCTTCGATGTGACGACTGCCGCGATTCTCGTTGAGCAGGCACAGTGGCAACTTGACGTAGACGGCGATGCCCGGAAGGCTCTCGTAACCCGGCAGTTCGTGAACTCGTATCTACGTGAGCACGATGCACGCGGTATCACCGGCGGCGGTGAGCTGTCTACTGAGGCGTTCGATGCCGTCGTTCGATACGCGGCGTTCGATCCCGACCAGTTTGAGGACTTGGTGGTGATGAACTAA
- a CDS encoding IclR family transcriptional regulator has product MPTENKGRSSVKTTETVFEIIEALRAMEGARVTELADTLDKAKSTIHRHLSTLEAQEYVVREGDEYDIGLRFLSLGEYARNRKEAYPKLHPKVKELAEKTDESAQFFVAEHGKAVYVHRETGDNAVSTPNSKAGEGVPLYATAAGKAILSCYPKEKVERILDEISLVALTENTITQKSALHDEIDAIQKRGYSVNREENVNGIHAVGVPVRRTNGWPIGALSISGPAYRLQGELLEETLPALLLETANELELNIAYSD; this is encoded by the coding sequence ATGCCAACAGAGAACAAGGGTCGAAGTTCCGTTAAGACGACCGAAACCGTGTTCGAGATTATCGAAGCGCTCCGTGCAATGGAAGGTGCGCGCGTGACTGAGTTGGCAGATACGTTGGATAAGGCGAAAAGTACCATCCATCGCCACCTGTCCACGCTTGAGGCGCAAGAGTACGTCGTAAGGGAAGGAGACGAATACGACATCGGCCTCCGATTTCTCTCCCTCGGGGAGTACGCTCGGAACCGGAAAGAGGCGTACCCCAAACTTCACCCGAAAGTGAAGGAGTTAGCCGAAAAGACGGACGAATCTGCACAGTTCTTCGTCGCCGAACACGGCAAAGCCGTGTACGTGCACCGGGAAACCGGCGATAACGCTGTCAGCACACCGAACTCGAAGGCGGGTGAAGGGGTTCCCCTCTACGCGACGGCAGCGGGCAAAGCGATTCTCTCGTGCTATCCCAAAGAGAAAGTCGAACGGATACTCGATGAGATCAGTCTCGTGGCGTTGACAGAGAACACAATCACGCAAAAATCGGCGTTACACGACGAGATAGACGCAATTCAAAAACGGGGATACAGCGTGAATCGGGAGGAAAACGTTAACGGAATTCACGCCGTTGGAGTCCCGGTCAGGCGGACAAACGGATGGCCAATCGGGGCGTTGAGTATCTCGGGACCCGCGTATCGATTACAAGGGGAGTTACTCGAAGAAACGCTCCCAGCCCTGCTGCTCGAAACAGCAAACGAACTGGAACTAAACATCGCATACTCCGATTAA